The Planctomycetota bacterium genomic sequence TTGGGAATGATCTTGAAGACAATCCGCTTGAAGTACGGCTTGTCACGGACCTGCTTGCCGTTGTGCGTGTAATAGCTTTCGCGCCGCTCGAGGACGAACTCCTGGTTTGGCTCGTGCTTGGTGACCACGTAAGCGTTGCCGCTGAGCGGGTGCCGTTCCAATTCATGGTGGGCTGCGCTGGTGACGAGCGTCGGGTCTTCCTGATACGTCTTTTCGTAGACGTGCTTGGGCAGGAACGGGAAATTGATGTTCTGGTGATTGATCGGTTGCGCCTCGGGATGGAAGTAAACCACGGTCTGCGCGTCGTAGGCTTTGACGCACAACAGCTTGTCCACGCCCGTGCGCACGGCCGGAATCGGCACCTTGGGGTCGAGAATCATGCGGAACGAGAACTCAATGTCATGGGCCGTGATTGGCTTGCCGTCCGACCAGGTCAGGTCGTCGCGAAGCACGACCTTGTCGAGCAGATGGTCCTTGCTGGTCTGCCACGAGACCAGCGTTTCCTTCGAGCCGTACGAGACCATGTTGTTGCTCAGCGCGAACATGTCGACCGCCGTCAACGAGGCCAGATCCCCTTCTTCAACCGAGTTGAACATGATCGGGTTGGTGCTCTTGATCTCGCTCTTGAGGTGATGCGTCCAGGTGGCTTCGTAATCGACCTCTTTGTCATTGGCCGGCAACTGGCCCAGTGCGCTGGCGATCTTGGTGTTGGCGTCGCTGCTGTCGTTTTTCAGTTTCAGCGCCGTCGCCACGTCGACCAGCGGCTTGGCGGCGGCTTGTTGCTGGCGCAGGCGCGCGATGCCGTCGATCAGCTCGTTGTCGGTCCAACCACCGGCTGCTTTGTCGACCTCGGCCAGCGTGGCCGGCGGCACAAACTTGGCACGCCGCTCGGCCATCTCGTCCGGAGCCGGCTCGGCAGGCTTCGCGGCGACCGCTGGCGCGGGGGACGAAGCCGTGGCTGCTGGCGCGCCGGCTTCGCTGACAGCTTTACCCGGCTTCGAGTCGGAGCCGCAGCCAGCCCAGAAGCTGGTCAAAATCAACAACGCCGCCAGCGGGCCGAACGAGCGTAACTGCATGCTGATCAATCCGTTTCGCAGGTGAGAGAACTGGCAGCCGCGCCAGTGCCCGAGGGTCGGCAATCTCCACGCCGCCAGCCCAGGTTAGTGCCAATGCTATCGGCGTGTTCGGCGCGGGTCAATCGGCGGCGGCGCCAGTCGAGTGCTGGCGCGGTGCGACGTTTCGACGTGCTATCACGCTTAAGTCGTGTTGCTCTGAAACTCTTGTTATTGGTAATCTTCGCCTCCACTACCCGCCGAGCGTGACGGATTGCGCTCGGCCCGAGCCCATCAAGATTGTCGAACTTGTTTCGTCACGCGCGAGAATCGCTCGACGCCTTGCGTCGCCCGTGAAACTCGACAGAGGGACTGACATGGATGTCAATGTTCGCCGCTGGTCGCGCCGCCTGATGGTGGGCGCGGTGTTCGCCGGGTGTCTGGCCACGTGGGCGCTCGCGCAAGAGCAGAGCACGGCTCCGCGCGCCTTGCCGGCCGAAGCGCAGCGCGATCCGAACTCGCGTTCCATCAACGGGCCGCGCACGAACACTCGCGCCGGCGCGATGAACAACAGCGCCGCCGGCAAAACCGGCGCGCCCATGACGAAGAGCGGCGCGAATGCGCAGCGCTCAACCGGCGCTCGGAACCACGCGCACACCCATCCGTCGGCGGCGCTGAACGGCGCGGCCGGCAATCGCTCGAACAAAACGGCCAACGCCAACCAGCGCGGCGGGGCGTCGAACAACGCCAGCCCGCGCCAGGCCATGAATGGTCCGCGCCCGAATCTGAACCCGAACGCCCAGCCGGCGCGTCCCAACGCCGCCCCGCCGCGCCCGGGCCAGGAACCGCCTGCCGTCGCCGGCCCCGAAAAGCCCGGCACGCCCAGCGTCGACACCGGCGAGCCGCAATGGATTTGGGCGGCCGGCGCGCCGAAGGACGTCGCGACTTGCTACTTTCGCAAGTCGCTCGACTTGAACAACGTCGACACGGCCCGCGTGCAAATCACCGCCGACGATCGCTACGAGCTGTACGTCAACGGTCGTCTGGCTGGCAAGGGGAGCGATTGGCACGTGATGCAGACGTTCGACATCACCAAGATGCTCGTTCGCGGTCGCAATTGCATTGCCGTCAAAGTCGACAACACCCAAGGCACGTCGGCGGCCCTGGTGGCGCGCGTGGTCGTGCGTCCCAAGGGTTCGACCGAGCTGGCCTTCTCGACCGACGCCAGTTGGCGCGCCCGTACCCAGGTGCAGCCGGGCTGGGAACGCTATGGTCTGAACGACTCGGCCTGGCCGGCGGCCCGCAGCTTTGGCGAGCTGGGAAGCACGGCCCCTTGGGGCGAACAGGTCCGCACCGACGACGGCTCTCAGGCGCGGCGCTTCCAGGTGACGCGCAACTTCCGCATTGAACGTGTGATTCATCCCGACGCTTCGGGCTCGCTGATCGCGATGGCCTTCAACGAGTGGGGCGAAATCCTCATCTCGCGCGAGCGCGGGCCGTTGATGGTCGTGGTCGATAAGAACAAGGACGGCCTCGTCGACTCGGTCGAGACCTATTGCGAACAGATCACCAGCGTGCAGGGAATGTTGCCCCTGAATGGTCAGGTCTTCGCCGTGGGAGAAGGCCCGGACGGGGCGGCGCTTTATCGCTTGAGCGACGAAGACAACGATGGCACGGCCGAGAAGGTGACCGCGCTCGTAAAGTTCACCGGTGGCATTGCCGAGCACGGCCCGCACGCCGTGGCCTTGGGGCCCGACGGACTGATTTACGTAATGATCGGCAACCACGCCTCGGCCCAACTGCCAAGCGCCGACGGCGAAGTGACGCCAGCCCAGGCGACGACCAACCCTGTCGACGAAGAACAAGCGACGGACGAGAAGCCCGCCGCCACCAATGCGTCGGCGTCTAAGGAATCGGCCCGACGCAAGAAGGAGCCTGCCGCCGAGCAGCCCGCGGTCAAGCAAGCCGACGCCGAACAAGAAGCGACGCCTGCCGCCGCGCCACTGGCCGCGCTGAACAGCCCGTACCATCATCCCTACGAAGGGGATCTGCTGACGCCCAAGTATGAAGACGCCAACGGCCATGCCGTGGGCATCAAGGCCCCGTGCGGCACGGTGATTCGCACCGACGCCGATGGAAACTTTGTCCAGGTCTATGCCGGCGGCTTGCGCAATGCCTATGACATGGCGTTCGACGGCTGGGGCGAGCTGTTCACTTATGATTCGGATATGGAATGGGACGCCGGCTTGCCCTGGTATCGGCAGACCCGTGTGTTTCACGTGCCGGCTGGCGCCGAGTTGGGCTCGCGCAGCGGCTGGTCGCCGTGGCCGCAGTATTTCCTCGATGGGCTCCCTGGTGTGACCGACACCGGTCGCGGTTCGCCCACTGGCGTCGAGTCGTATCAGCACACGGCTTTTCCGCCCGAGTTCCGCCAGACATTGTTCCTGGGTGATTGGTCGCAAGGTCGCATTCTGGCCGTTCATCCCGAGCCCAAGGGGGCGGGTTACACGGCCACGACGGAAGTTTTCGTCGCGGGTCAGCCGCTGAACATCACCGATCTGGGCGTGGGCCCGGACGGCTGGCTGTACTTTGTCTGCGGTGGTCGCGGCTCGGAAGGGGGCGTCTACCGCGTGGTCTGGACCGGCAAGCAGCCGCCGCAACCGAAGCAATCGCCCATTGCCCAGGCCATTCGCCAGCCGCAGCCCAACAGCGCGTGGGGTCGCCAGCGGATCGCCATGATCCAGGAAAAGCTCGGCGCCGATTGGGACAAACAAATCGTCGCCGTGGCCCTCGACGCCAACAACCGCGTCGAAGATCGCTTGCGGGCGATGATGCTGATGCCGTTGTACGGACCCGATGCGGATGCCACGCTGATCGAGCGCTTGGCCGCGGACGCCAGCGGACCGATCCGGGCCAAGGCGGCCTGGCTGGCCGGCATCAAGCCCGAGCCCACCATGACCAAAACTGTCGTCAAGCTGGTGGCCGATGCCGACCCGCTGGTGCGCCGACAGGCTTGCGAGGCAATCGCCCGCGGACGTTACCAGGTGAAAGCCTCGTCGCTGGTTCCGGTGTTGGGTGACGCCGATCGAACAACCGCTTGGGCCGCGTATCGCGCGATCCAGAACTTGCCGGTCGAAGAGTGGCGCGACTTGGTGTTGGACGACCCTTCCGCCCGCGTGTTCCTGGTTGGCTCGGCGGCGTTGTTGCCGCTGGAGCAAGATCGCGAGACGTCGCTGGTCGTTTTGACTCGCGCGCGCGAGTTGCTGAAAGGTTACTTGAGCGATGGCGACTTCCTGGACCTGATGCGCGTGGCTCAGTTGGCCCTGATCGAAGGGAAGCTGAAAGGAAAAGATGTCGAGGAGCTGCGCAAGGCGCTGGCCGAAGAGTATCCCAGCGGCAACGCCGACATGAACCGCGAGTTGGTCCGCGTGCTTTGCTACTTGCAAGCCGAGGAGATTATCCCGCGCTTGATCGACGAGCTGAACGGCAAGGCGGCTGATGAAGACAAGATTCATACCGCGATGTGCGCGCGATTCTTGCGCAGCGGTTGGGACACCGACCAGAAGCTGGCCGTGCTTGAGTTCTACGAGCTGGCCCGCACCAAGACGGCGGGCTATAGCTACGCCGGTTACTTGGACAACGTGGCGCGTGACTTCTGCACCCTGTTGAATCCCGAGGAACGCGAAAAGGTGTTGGCCGAAGGGGCCAAGCGCCCGACCGCGGCCTTGAACGTGCTGGCCACGTTGGAAGCGATGACGCCCAAGCTGGTGGCGCAACTGATCGACTTGGATGACGAGCTGGCCGAGTTGGAAGGTGAG encodes the following:
- a CDS encoding peptide ABC transporter substrate-binding protein, coding for MQLRSFGPLAALLILTSFWAGCGSDSKPGKAVSEAGAPAATASSPAPAVAAKPAEPAPDEMAERRAKFVPPATLAEVDKAAGGWTDNELIDGIARLRQQQAAAKPLVDVATALKLKNDSSDANTKIASALGQLPANDKEVDYEATWTHHLKSEIKSTNPIMFNSVEEGDLASLTAVDMFALSNNMVSYGSKETLVSWQTSKDHLLDKVVLRDDLTWSDGKPITAHDIEFSFRMILDPKVPIPAVRTGVDKLLCVKAYDAQTVVYFHPEAQPINHQNINFPFLPKHVYEKTYQEDPTLVTSAAHHELERHPLSGNAYVVTKHEPNQEFVLERRESYYTHNGKQVRDKPYFKRIVFKIIPNGTTALLSLKKGDVDDLQLTPEDWHTKTNDDDFYARNTKVRAPEWTYAYFGWNCRRPYFTDVRVRRAMSLAFNYREMLDKLCYGLYQQSRGIFHAGAWMAANPMPEPYTQDLDRAESLLDEAGWTDSDGDGVRDKLIDGKRVPFEFTLLCYDLEPAKGISTLMKDCLEQIGVKCNVRTIERTTLIALELEHNYDAAFGAWGTGSDPYTLENIFATGEGRNFGLYSNPEVDRLFEQGKKEFDRQKRAAIYAQIHRVVWEDQPYTFLYSRSSFYAFNKQLRGYNFSPRGPFHFTPGINSIWRVAE
- a CDS encoding c-type cytochrome, producing MDVNVRRWSRRLMVGAVFAGCLATWALAQEQSTAPRALPAEAQRDPNSRSINGPRTNTRAGAMNNSAAGKTGAPMTKSGANAQRSTGARNHAHTHPSAALNGAAGNRSNKTANANQRGGASNNASPRQAMNGPRPNLNPNAQPARPNAAPPRPGQEPPAVAGPEKPGTPSVDTGEPQWIWAAGAPKDVATCYFRKSLDLNNVDTARVQITADDRYELYVNGRLAGKGSDWHVMQTFDITKMLVRGRNCIAVKVDNTQGTSAALVARVVVRPKGSTELAFSTDASWRARTQVQPGWERYGLNDSAWPAARSFGELGSTAPWGEQVRTDDGSQARRFQVTRNFRIERVIHPDASGSLIAMAFNEWGEILISRERGPLMVVVDKNKDGLVDSVETYCEQITSVQGMLPLNGQVFAVGEGPDGAALYRLSDEDNDGTAEKVTALVKFTGGIAEHGPHAVALGPDGLIYVMIGNHASAQLPSADGEVTPAQATTNPVDEEQATDEKPAATNASASKESARRKKEPAAEQPAVKQADAEQEATPAAAPLAALNSPYHHPYEGDLLTPKYEDANGHAVGIKAPCGTVIRTDADGNFVQVYAGGLRNAYDMAFDGWGELFTYDSDMEWDAGLPWYRQTRVFHVPAGAELGSRSGWSPWPQYFLDGLPGVTDTGRGSPTGVESYQHTAFPPEFRQTLFLGDWSQGRILAVHPEPKGAGYTATTEVFVAGQPLNITDLGVGPDGWLYFVCGGRGSEGGVYRVVWTGKQPPQPKQSPIAQAIRQPQPNSAWGRQRIAMIQEKLGADWDKQIVAVALDANNRVEDRLRAMMLMPLYGPDADATLIERLAADASGPIRAKAAWLAGIKPEPTMTKTVVKLVADADPLVRRQACEAIARGRYQVKASSLVPVLGDADRTTAWAAYRAIQNLPVEEWRDLVLDDPSARVFLVGSAALLPLEQDRETSLVVLTRARELLKGYLSDGDFLDLMRVAQLALIEGKLKGKDVEELRKALAEEYPSGNADMNRELVRVLCYLQAEEIIPRLIDELNGKAADEDKIHTAMCARFLRSGWDTDQKLAVLEFYELARTKTAGYSYAGYLDNVARDFCTLLNPEEREKVLAEGAKRPTAALNVLATLEAMTPKLVAQLIDLDDELAELEGEPARRLQTGIVALLAGSGQEDAMDYLRRCFEKQPDRRLDLAMGLSQQPGGDNWPLLMRSLPILEAGSAQEVLMQLTSCPKKPEDAETMRQAILLGLRLGEEGKLLVPKLLDHWTDQQLCPADAKWDEALEKWQKWFAATYPELPAAELPAETDGSRWTYQELLTVIDGEALEVADASLGALVFEKAQCAKCHRYAGRGEGIGPDLSTVSQRFQKKEILRALLFPSEVISDQYAGKVVTTTAGKTYTGIVGSAGTHTLVVLQSNGQKVTVPKDDVEEMQLAKKSIMPDGLLDNLTQEEIANLVAYLTNKTSSTPADLSRRKKAAPATGR